AGCGCGGGTGTTTCATCCCTGTCGCCGGCAGGGCCGGCACCGCCAGTCGACTGTTGCTTTGCGAAGAGTGGGCGACGGGGGCGTCCCTTCGCCAATTGGATCCCCCTACCCTGGTACTCGCCGCGGTGGACGCCAACAACCTGCGGCCCGTTGCCGAGGGAGCTCGCCGACGCTGGCCGAGGTTGCCGCTGGTGGTGTATGCCGACGCTGATGCCCAAGGCGAGCGCAAGGCTCGATTGGCTGCTCTAGCAGTCGGCGGACACGTGGCCATACCGGACGTGGGCGACATGAACGATGCCGCGCAAGCGGCCAGAGGTGAGGAATGACGGATCGGACGAAGAAAGCCCACGTGGTCGATATGCGGTCGAAAGGTCCGCACCAGGCGCCACCACGCAACCCGAACGAGCCCAAGATTAAACGGCCGGGGTTTGAGGTCCATGACGATGGGTTTTGGATCGCCGGGCAACGGCAGAAACCCGGCTTGTATTGGCACGATTGGGGACGCGGCAACGAGCCCGAGCCGGTAGATACATGGATCGCAGCACCAGTTCGGGCGCTCGCGCTCACATCCAGCGAGGATGGACATAGCGCCGGCCTGCTGCTGCGCTTCCGCGACCACTTCGGGCGGTGGCGCGAGTGGTCCATGCCGCTGCACTTACTCCGAGGCAGCGGCGATGAGCTGCGCGGCCAGCTGCTGGGCATGGGATTCCGATGCAACGTCCACCAGGGCAAGCGGCTCAGCGAGTGGCTGATGCAGCAGCACCCGCGCAAGCGCTTGATTGCGGCCACCCGCACCGGCTGGCATCCGGCGGGCGACGGCCGCTGCTTCGTTCTGCCTAGCAGGACTATCGGCAGCGATGAGGTCCGCCATCAGTCGGAGCACCCGGGCGTTGATGACTTCCGCCAGGCCGGGACGCTGGAGGGATGGCGCGATACCGTTGCCGCGCCGTGCCGAGGGAACCCGGTGCTGCTACTAGCGGTATGTGCAGCCTTTGCCGGGCCGCTGCTCAAGCCCGCCGAGCTTCGGGAATCCGGGGGGCATGGTCTCCACTTGGTGGGGGACAGCTCACAGGGCAAGACAACAGCGCTGCAGGCGGCCGCCTCTGTGTGGGGCGGGCCGGGGTTCGTCCGGACCTGGCGCGCAACCGCCAACGGCATGGAGGCAACCGCGGCGGCACTCAATGATTCAGCCCTGATCCTCGACGAAATCAGCGAGTGCGACCCCCGCGAAATCGGCGCCATGGTCTACGCAATCGCCAACGGTCAGGGCAAACAGCGCGCACGCCGTGAAGGTGACAGCCGTCAGGCAGCCCGGTGGCGAGTTATGGCCTTGAGCACTGGCGAGCGTTCTCTGTCGGCGCATATGGCCGAAGGCGGCAACCGGATCAAGGCTGGGCAGTCCGTGCGGTTGCTAGACGTGCCAGCCACCCGCCGGTCGCACGGCGCCTTCGACCAACTGCACGGGCACCCCCACGGTGGAGCGCTCGCCGACGCGATCAAGCAGGCGGCAGACGCGAATTACGGTCACGCTGGCCCGGCCTTTATTCGCTACCTACTGGATTGCGATCACGATTTGCCCGGGCTGCTCAAGGACACCCGGGAGAGAGGCGGCTTCGATGCCAGCGAGGGGCTGGAGCGCCGGGCAGCTGGCGTGTTTGCCCTGGTGGCGCTGGCGGGCGAGCTGGCCACCGAGGCAGGTATTACCGGGTGGGCCAAAGACGAGGCCCTGGACGCGGCAACTGCGGCGTTCGACTGGTGGCGCGCTGCCAAGGGGACCGGCCAAACCGAGCAGCAACAGATCCTCGACGCGGTGCGTGATTTCTTGGCCCGCCACGGGGATGCACGGTTCAGCTCGATCAACGGTGACCATTGCCCGGTGCCGAACCGAGCCGGTTACTGGCGGGATGATCCGGGCGGGCGGGTGTATCTACTGCATCGAGCGGCCCTAAAGGAAGCGGGGGCCGGATTCGACACGATCCGGATCCTTGAAGCCCTGGAAGCAGCCGGCTGGATTGTCGAGCGTGAGAAACGTAACCGACGCGTGCGGCTGCGCGTCCATGGGCAGGCGGCTCAGACTTTCTACGCGGTGCGGCCAGTGGACGGAGGTGACGATGGGGCTTCGTGATTTCCTCCAGCGGCGGATTACTGTGACACGGCGTGACACGCGTGAAACCGGTGATGTCACACAACAACCCTCTACAAACCAATACGTTGCCACGTGTGACACGTGTGACATGGCGAAACGTCACGGTACGAATCGTGACGCCGGCAACGACGCTCCGGAGTGGAATCCGGCCGATGTGGCCGAAGCCACCGAGGAACGCACCGCCACCGTGGCGGCAACGAGAGACGCCAGCGCGGAGGATGTGGCGCGGGCATCGAAACGGGGTTGCGCCAGGGTCTTCGGCCCGGGGGCAGGAAACCGGCTGCCGCGGGGCAGCCTTCGGGTGTTACTGCGATGACGGCACTGAGCTAAAACGGGAGTACGACGCGGCGGTGGCGGCTTGCAACGCGCCACCGCCCGAGCCGAGGGCCGCACGGACGCCAGTGAATCAGGGGGAGGCATGACCAGCAACAAGCAGAACAAGCGCGAGCAACAGCGCGAGCAGATGAAGGCTGCGAGGCGATGGCTGGCCGAGCGGTTCCCTGACATCTTCCGCGAAGGGGGCGTTCCTCTAGCCATTGGTGCCCACCAACAAGCGCACGATGCCGCCACCGCCGACCCGGAGGCACCGCCGCACTGGGCCATACAGGCAGCATTGCGCCGATGGGTGAACCATCCCCGTTATTGGGAAGGGCTGGCGGCGAAGCGGGTCCGCCGGCACCTGGACGGCACAGAAGCCGAACAGGTCACGGACGAACAAGCCAAGCGGGCCGTGAAGCAGCTGAAAGAGTGGCG
The window above is part of the Halorhodospira halophila genome. Proteins encoded here:
- a CDS encoding DUF927 domain-containing protein, with the protein product MTDRTKKAHVVDMRSKGPHQAPPRNPNEPKIKRPGFEVHDDGFWIAGQRQKPGLYWHDWGRGNEPEPVDTWIAAPVRALALTSSEDGHSAGLLLRFRDHFGRWREWSMPLHLLRGSGDELRGQLLGMGFRCNVHQGKRLSEWLMQQHPRKRLIAATRTGWHPAGDGRCFVLPSRTIGSDEVRHQSEHPGVDDFRQAGTLEGWRDTVAAPCRGNPVLLLAVCAAFAGPLLKPAELRESGGHGLHLVGDSSQGKTTALQAAASVWGGPGFVRTWRATANGMEATAAALNDSALILDEISECDPREIGAMVYAIANGQGKQRARREGDSRQAARWRVMALSTGERSLSAHMAEGGNRIKAGQSVRLLDVPATRRSHGAFDQLHGHPHGGALADAIKQAADANYGHAGPAFIRYLLDCDHDLPGLLKDTRERGGFDASEGLERRAAGVFALVALAGELATEAGITGWAKDEALDAATAAFDWWRAAKGTGQTEQQQILDAVRDFLARHGDARFSSINGDHCPVPNRAGYWRDDPGGRVYLLHRAALKEAGAGFDTIRILEALEAAGWIVEREKRNRRVRLRVHGQAAQTFYAVRPVDGGDDGAS
- a CDS encoding ProQ/FinO family protein is translated as MTSNKQNKREQQREQMKAARRWLAERFPDIFREGGVPLAIGAHQQAHDAATADPEAPPHWAIQAALRRWVNHPRYWEGLAAKRVRRHLDGTEAEQVTDEQAKRAVKQLKEWRQQQEAKRTQRGWKQHQENSSEREDQEAPKVGRTGRPVLTLKGKRGQGR